One part of the Francisella adeliensis genome encodes these proteins:
- a CDS encoding CDP-alcohol phosphatidyltransferase family protein, which yields MWLLENIDMKKSKYILPSLFTSASLLFAFLAIISAFQSHFVSCAVYMLLAGFADAFDGKVARYTHTQTEFGAALDSLADVVSFGATPALVMYFWSLHRLGSVGAAIAFLYLLAVALRLAKFDTMSIKDITEDSAIERRKYFYGMPCPAGAVAISGLIWLGQRTFIGHYDFITVSLTVFTALYLAFVMISDIKFRSFKDSDGKGNISKLYVVCFMLIILMLFTMPEKLLYLLMMGYALSGPITHYRHKNKTKNNDLNEASSVDGKKIVDIEP from the coding sequence ATGTGGTTATTAGAAAATATTGATATGAAGAAATCTAAGTACATCCTGCCTAGCTTGTTTACCAGTGCAAGCCTACTTTTTGCTTTCCTAGCAATTATCTCAGCTTTTCAATCACACTTTGTATCTTGTGCTGTTTATATGCTTTTAGCTGGATTTGCTGATGCTTTTGATGGCAAGGTTGCTAGATACACCCACACTCAGACTGAATTTGGTGCTGCATTAGACAGTCTTGCAGATGTTGTTTCATTTGGAGCTACTCCTGCTTTAGTGATGTACTTTTGGAGCCTTCATAGACTAGGTTCAGTTGGTGCAGCAATAGCATTTTTATATTTATTGGCAGTTGCTCTTAGATTAGCGAAATTTGATACTATGTCTATTAAAGATATAACAGAAGATTCTGCTATAGAAAGAAGGAAGTATTTCTATGGAATGCCGTGCCCTGCTGGAGCAGTAGCCATATCAGGCCTTATTTGGCTAGGACAAAGAACATTTATTGGGCACTATGATTTCATTACTGTTAGCTTAACTGTATTTACAGCTCTTTATTTAGCATTTGTGATGATTAGTGATATCAAGTTTAGAAGCTTTAAAGATAGTGATGGCAAAGGCAATATAAGCAAACTCTATGTAGTTTGTTTCATGCTTATTATTCTAATGCTTTTCACTATGCCTGAGAAATTACTATATTTACTAATGATGGGTTATGCTCTATCAGGACCTATAACACACTACAGGCATAAAAATAAGACAAAAAATAACGATTTAAATGAAGCATCAAGCGTTGATGGTAAAAAAATTGTTGATATAGAACCTTAA
- a CDS encoding ParA family protein, with product MQKDAKVISLLQQKGGSGKTTTAINIACGLSDLKYKVAIIDMDKDKPDAYMWMTKNSEDTSFVYNLDEKNIREKVKELKPELDFIVIDTPPNFQTAALKSALLSDLVVIPCSPSGMDLSGLIEAKDLALTADKPYRFFANRVQMQSNMSKSLMDFFEADGHFFESYVSQSVKFIEAESEGQYIGHYAKSSKVHIQVKKLAREVVEFFGDK from the coding sequence ATGCAAAAAGATGCAAAAGTAATTTCGTTGCTACAACAAAAAGGCGGGTCAGGTAAAACAACAACTGCGATAAATATTGCATGTGGTCTTAGTGACTTAAAATATAAAGTAGCAATTATAGATATGGATAAAGATAAGCCAGATGCTTATATGTGGATGACAAAAAATAGTGAAGATACTAGTTTTGTTTATAATCTTGATGAGAAAAATATTCGTGAGAAAGTTAAAGAGTTAAAACCTGAACTAGACTTCATAGTTATTGATACGCCACCAAATTTTCAGACCGCAGCTTTAAAGTCAGCCTTATTATCAGATTTGGTAGTGATTCCATGTTCACCAAGTGGTATGGATTTATCTGGACTTATAGAAGCTAAAGATCTTGCTCTAACTGCTGATAAACCATACAGGTTTTTTGCAAATCGAGTGCAGATGCAATCTAATATGTCGAAAAGTTTGATGGATTTTTTTGAGGCGGATGGACATTTTTTTGAAAGCTATGTTTCACAAAGTGTGAAATTTATCGAAGCAGAATCAGAAGGTCAGTATATTGGACATTATGCAAAAAGTTCTAAAGTACATATTCAAGTTAAAAAGCTTGCTAGAGAAGTCGTAGAATTTTTTGGAGATAAATAA
- a CDS encoding HD domain-containing protein, with protein sequence MNNLDQQVKFIVELEKLKSVYRKTWIPCDNNRNENTAEHSWQVALVANILSEYASVEINIAHVTKMLLLHDIVEIYAGDTFAFASNAILAEQQVNELKALDRLLDLLPKDQRKYFKDIWLEYEEAKTNDAKFANAIDRIVPAFQSFANAGGTWKKFNVSKTKILQRNKYLKEVAPRLYEYLLEKIDSHFEGDYYK encoded by the coding sequence TTGAATAATTTAGACCAACAAGTCAAGTTTATAGTGGAGCTTGAAAAGCTTAAATCAGTTTACAGAAAAACTTGGATTCCATGTGATAATAACCGTAATGAGAATACGGCCGAGCATAGTTGGCAGGTAGCTTTAGTAGCAAATATTTTAAGTGAGTATGCTAGTGTTGAGATTAATATTGCTCATGTGACAAAGATGCTTCTTTTACATGATATTGTTGAAATATATGCAGGAGATACATTTGCCTTTGCTTCAAATGCAATTTTAGCAGAACAACAGGTTAATGAGTTAAAGGCTTTAGATAGATTACTTGATTTACTACCTAAAGATCAAAGGAAATATTTTAAAGATATTTGGCTTGAATACGAAGAAGCTAAAACAAATGATGCAAAGTTCGCAAATGCTATAGATAGAATAGTTCCTGCCTTTCAAAGTTTCGCAAATGCTGGGGGAACATGGAAAAAGTTTAATGTTTCTAAAACAAAAATTTTGCAAAGGAATAAATATCTAAAAGAAGTTGCACCTAGGCTATATGAATACTTACTTGAAAAAATTGATAGTCATTTTGAGGGAGACTATTATAAATAA
- a CDS encoding ParB/RepB/Spo0J family partition protein, with the protein MAKKISLANRKVNKQVHDTVGQEKKDILRAMQLQELNEQASRVGEFFELPLSLVKPDANQPRKSFKNIESLAASIKENGVIQPIIVTAKKNDGTHYIIAGERRYLASQQAGLATIPCIVRQEESDASILLLQLLENDQREGVSPFEEADALRDLIEQKNVKKAEIAKVLGREASWISMRLKIADAKSNIRALADNGVIEDVRTLYELKKFAEEMPEGAHEFVEKALANKISGSYRSAITRYRDNWKRKAEIIDNEKMDIISIKNISKDDNILRIKGARAGSKSYTYSFEITDEFKQLLFDALIK; encoded by the coding sequence ATGGCAAAGAAAATTTCATTAGCAAATCGAAAAGTTAATAAACAAGTTCACGATACTGTAGGGCAAGAAAAAAAGGATATTCTTCGTGCAATGCAATTACAAGAGCTTAATGAGCAAGCAAGTAGAGTTGGCGAATTTTTTGAACTACCATTAAGTCTTGTCAAACCTGATGCTAATCAGCCAAGGAAATCTTTTAAGAATATTGAGTCATTAGCTGCAAGTATCAAAGAAAATGGTGTAATACAGCCAATTATTGTAACTGCAAAGAAAAATGATGGTACGCATTATATTATTGCTGGTGAAAGAAGATATTTAGCATCACAGCAAGCTGGATTAGCAACTATACCTTGTATTGTTCGCCAAGAAGAAAGTGATGCTAGTATACTTTTGTTACAGCTTTTAGAGAATGATCAGCGAGAAGGTGTATCACCTTTTGAAGAGGCTGACGCGTTAAGAGATTTGATTGAGCAAAAAAATGTAAAAAAAGCTGAGATAGCGAAAGTACTTGGCCGTGAAGCTAGTTGGATTTCAATGCGTCTTAAAATTGCTGATGCTAAAAGTAATATTCGTGCATTGGCTGATAATGGTGTCATAGAGGATGTTAGAACTCTTTATGAGTTAAAGAAATTTGCTGAAGAGATGCCAGAGGGAGCTCATGAGTTTGTAGAAAAAGCTTTGGCGAATAAAATTTCTGGATCATATAGGTCGGCGATTACTAGATATAGAGATAACTGGAAGCGAAAAGCAGAAATTATTGATAATGAGAAAATGGATATTATTAGTATAAAAAACATATCTAAAGATGATAACATCTTAAGAATCAAAGGTGCTAGAGCTGGATCTAAGTCTTATACTTATTCATTTGAAATAACTGATGAATTTAAACAGTTATTATTTGATGCACTGATAAAGTAA
- the topA gene encoding type I DNA topoisomerase, which produces MAKNLVIVESPAKTKTIKKYLGNDFEILASFGHVREIPSKNTSIDVDDKFKIKFTINDRSKKHIDAIKKAAKSADNIYLATDPDREGEAISWHVQEVLKNAKLLKDKTVYRVTFNEITKSAVSTAIANPKELSMDLVNAQKARQALDFLVGFNLSPLLWRKITSGLSAGRVQSPALRMIVEREIERESFIKKDYWSLTAETFKKRKILANLTEFNNNKIEQFSFTDEKSAEDAKTTIIKDANGELTVDGITEKKSRRNPYPPFITSTLQQEASKKLGFSAKKTMSTAQKLYEGKDLGDGESVGLISYMRTDSTNLSNDALDDIRGYIESKYDKGMLPAKPRVFSKKSQNAQEAHEAIRVTAANRTPAEMKNHLTADEFKLYSLIWNRTIACQMKHATLNSTAVDLITENNKHKFRITGTVIVDAGFLSLYNVEKDEDEKDSDEEQTLPKFEKGEKVKLKDIITKAHSTEPPPRYTEASLVKALEKHGIGRPSTYASIISTLQQREYVELEKRRFAPTDKGRVVNKFLTEYFKKYVEYSYTAGLEKELDEIAHNSNDYLSVLTAFWEPFKARIDKIAKEVDRKDVVAEELDEDCPECGSKLSSRLGKNGRFIGCTNYPTCKYTRRVDADGNEVEKEEPVVVEDRKCPKCESDLHIKQGRYGKFIGCSNYPKCKHMEPLEKPRDTGVTCPKCNKDTIVEKKSRKGKVFYACSGFPKCKNAYWYPPIKESCPKCDSPILLHKTTKKDGEQKACPNVGECGYAVPWEGE; this is translated from the coding sequence ATGGCAAAAAATTTAGTAATCGTGGAGTCTCCTGCAAAGACTAAGACTATCAAAAAATATCTTGGCAATGATTTTGAGATATTGGCATCTTTCGGTCATGTTCGTGAAATTCCATCAAAAAACACCTCAATTGATGTTGATGATAAGTTTAAAATCAAATTCACAATCAATGACAGAAGTAAAAAGCATATAGATGCTATAAAAAAAGCAGCAAAATCTGCTGACAATATATATCTTGCTACCGATCCAGATAGAGAAGGGGAAGCTATATCTTGGCATGTTCAAGAAGTTTTAAAAAATGCAAAGCTTCTGAAAGACAAAACAGTCTATAGAGTTACATTCAATGAAATCACAAAATCTGCTGTTTCAACTGCTATAGCAAACCCAAAAGAATTGTCTATGGATCTAGTAAACGCTCAAAAAGCTCGACAGGCTCTAGATTTCTTGGTTGGTTTCAACTTATCTCCACTACTTTGGAGAAAGATCACATCTGGTCTTTCTGCTGGTCGTGTTCAAAGTCCTGCTTTACGTATGATTGTAGAACGAGAAATTGAAAGAGAAAGTTTCATAAAAAAAGACTACTGGAGCTTAACTGCAGAGACTTTTAAAAAAAGAAAAATTCTAGCAAACCTAACAGAGTTTAATAATAACAAAATAGAACAGTTCTCATTTACAGATGAAAAATCTGCCGAAGATGCTAAAACAACAATAATCAAAGATGCAAATGGTGAGCTAACTGTTGATGGAATTACTGAGAAAAAATCTCGTAGAAATCCATATCCTCCATTTATAACATCTACACTTCAACAGGAGGCTTCTAAAAAGCTAGGTTTTAGTGCAAAAAAAACAATGTCTACAGCACAAAAACTTTATGAAGGTAAAGACTTAGGTGACGGCGAATCTGTTGGTTTAATCTCATATATGAGAACAGACTCTACAAACTTATCAAACGATGCATTAGACGATATCCGTGGCTATATTGAATCAAAATACGATAAAGGTATGCTACCAGCTAAGCCCAGAGTTTTTAGTAAAAAATCACAAAATGCTCAAGAAGCCCATGAAGCTATTAGAGTAACTGCAGCAAATAGAACACCTGCTGAGATGAAAAACCATCTTACAGCTGATGAATTTAAGCTTTATAGCTTAATTTGGAATAGAACTATCGCTTGTCAAATGAAGCACGCTACTTTAAATAGTACTGCTGTTGATCTTATCACTGAAAATAACAAACATAAATTTAGAATTACAGGTACTGTGATTGTTGATGCAGGTTTCTTAAGCCTCTATAATGTCGAGAAAGATGAGGATGAAAAAGACTCTGACGAAGAGCAAACTTTACCAAAATTTGAAAAAGGTGAAAAAGTTAAGCTTAAAGACATCATCACAAAAGCTCACTCAACAGAGCCTCCTCCTAGATATACAGAAGCTTCTTTAGTAAAAGCTCTTGAAAAGCATGGTATTGGTCGCCCTTCTACTTATGCATCGATTATTTCTACTTTACAGCAAAGAGAATATGTAGAGTTAGAGAAACGCCGTTTTGCTCCTACAGACAAAGGTCGTGTAGTAAACAAATTCTTAACAGAATATTTCAAGAAATATGTTGAATACTCTTATACAGCAGGCCTTGAAAAAGAACTAGATGAAATAGCTCACAACAGTAATGACTACCTGAGTGTCCTAACAGCATTTTGGGAACCGTTTAAAGCTAGAATAGACAAGATTGCAAAAGAAGTAGATCGTAAAGATGTAGTTGCGGAAGAGTTAGATGAAGATTGTCCAGAATGTGGCAGTAAGCTATCTTCTCGTTTAGGTAAAAATGGTCGATTCATTGGTTGTACAAACTACCCTACATGTAAATATACTCGTAGAGTTGATGCTGACGGTAACGAAGTTGAAAAAGAAGAGCCTGTAGTTGTTGAAGATAGAAAATGCCCTAAATGTGAATCTGATTTACATATTAAGCAAGGTCGTTATGGTAAGTTTATTGGTTGCTCAAACTACCCTAAATGTAAACATATGGAACCCCTAGAAAAACCTAGAGATACAGGTGTGACTTGTCCTAAGTGTAACAAAGATACTATCGTTGAGAAAAAATCTCGTAAAGGTAAAGTCTTCTACGCTTGCTCAGGATTCCCTAAATGCAAGAATGCTTATTGGTATCCTCCGATTAAAGAGTCTTGCCCTAAGTGTGATTCTCCGATACTTCTACATAAAACTACTAAAAAAGATGGTGAGCAAAAAGCTTGCCCTAATGTTGGTGAGTGCGGATACGCTGTCCCTTGGGAAGGTGAGTAG
- a CDS encoding glutamine amidotransferase-related protein, protein MKIAILQTDHIPKHRRGVAGGNYPEMFANLFFRLSLIIDFDTYDVTEGQYPKDYSIYDGFIITGSKATAFDNLPWIEKLKSVITEIYKNGQKIVGICFGHQILAQALGGAVKRSEKGFAVGVRNVEVTATKPWMEPYHHYLSLLFYHQDMVIGLPEKAELIATSDYCQVQMFCVNNQIFGIQAHPEMLKVHNHALIKEYQDDIKNEFQHALESLRIRDNSLVIGHWMANFFEYKE, encoded by the coding sequence ATGAAAATAGCTATATTACAAACAGATCATATTCCTAAACATCGCCGAGGTGTTGCTGGTGGAAATTACCCAGAAATGTTTGCTAATTTATTTTTTAGGCTTTCGCTTATTATAGATTTTGATACCTATGATGTTACAGAAGGGCAATATCCTAAAGACTATAGTATATATGATGGTTTTATAATAACAGGCAGTAAAGCAACAGCTTTTGATAATCTACCATGGATAGAAAAATTAAAATCGGTAATTACAGAGATATATAAAAATGGGCAAAAAATAGTAGGGATATGTTTTGGGCATCAGATATTAGCCCAAGCATTAGGTGGGGCTGTTAAACGTTCAGAAAAGGGTTTTGCAGTTGGTGTAAGAAATGTTGAAGTTACAGCTACTAAGCCTTGGATGGAACCATACCATCACTATTTAAGCTTACTTTTTTATCATCAGGATATGGTAATAGGATTACCTGAAAAGGCTGAGCTTATAGCAACAAGTGATTATTGTCAGGTGCAGATGTTTTGTGTTAATAATCAGATATTTGGAATACAAGCACACCCTGAGATGTTAAAAGTGCATAATCATGCTTTAATAAAAGAGTATCAAGATGATATTAAAAATGAATTCCAGCATGCATTAGAGAGCTTAAGAATTAGAGATAACAGTTTAGTTATAGGTCACTGGATGGCTAACTTTTTTGAATATAAGGAATGA
- a CDS encoding MFS transporter: MKLNLDFRYSFKYILTVYLIAAVIGGYALAIVGGIGDEIRHQFKLDSHQLSILLGLVFLGGILAKLVWLAADKVGRKVVILFFVIMYIVGTYMFVCAESYQVLVASRLLQGAAILLCTYAFPVYMTEIAPPEKRGRYVALFQLLWTAGMCLSGLIVFFFQEALTWREYLFLTLSFSIILLIMACLLPASPTWLVLKKRIHDAYEVIQKTQTSLSDEEIKKHIDDIRVSLRDHKPKSFLQKLLIGKDVWPVMLVTVLLILNQLTGINFIVFSSEMLIVPLTSNLSVAHFTNFFLLGINFLVTILTILYIDRWGRKKVIFFGLKLALVSMLSLFVVYSLPVFEYSYIIAILMLALCISGLAFGPCGVIVTLINELLPNRVRMIGIFMAGIISMLFSFYFIGYFLRVGEIFGYNMLFLVLFICSSVYFWVVKRFVPETAGKSLEDIENAFD, translated from the coding sequence ATGAAGCTAAATTTAGATTTTAGGTATAGTTTTAAATATATTTTGACAGTATATCTTATAGCTGCGGTCATAGGTGGTTATGCCTTGGCAATTGTTGGAGGTATTGGTGATGAAATCCGACATCAATTTAAACTTGATTCACACCAATTATCTATACTGCTTGGTCTGGTTTTTTTAGGTGGTATTTTAGCAAAATTAGTATGGTTAGCTGCTGATAAAGTTGGTCGAAAAGTAGTTATTCTCTTTTTTGTAATTATGTATATTGTCGGTACATATATGTTTGTTTGCGCAGAAAGTTATCAGGTTTTAGTTGCATCTAGGCTGTTACAGGGAGCTGCTATACTACTCTGTACTTATGCTTTTCCCGTATATATGACAGAAATAGCACCGCCAGAAAAAAGAGGTAGATATGTTGCATTATTTCAGCTTTTATGGACTGCTGGAATGTGTTTATCAGGTTTGATAGTATTTTTCTTTCAAGAGGCTTTAACTTGGAGAGAGTACCTTTTCCTTACTTTATCATTCTCCATAATCTTGTTAATAATGGCTTGTTTACTTCCAGCTAGCCCAACATGGTTGGTTCTTAAAAAACGCATTCATGATGCTTATGAGGTTATTCAAAAAACACAGACTAGTCTAAGCGATGAGGAAATTAAAAAACATATTGATGATATTCGTGTGAGTTTAAGAGATCATAAGCCAAAAAGTTTTTTGCAAAAGTTATTGATAGGTAAAGATGTTTGGCCAGTAATGCTTGTTACAGTTCTTTTAATATTAAACCAGCTTACAGGAATTAATTTTATAGTATTTTCATCAGAAATGCTCATAGTTCCATTAACCTCAAACCTTAGTGTGGCTCATTTCACTAATTTCTTTTTATTAGGGATTAATTTTTTAGTTACCATACTTACTATTTTATATATTGATAGATGGGGGCGAAAAAAGGTTATATTCTTTGGGCTTAAACTAGCGTTAGTTAGTATGTTATCTTTGTTTGTAGTCTATAGCTTACCGGTTTTTGAATATAGTTATATCATTGCGATTTTAATGTTAGCTCTTTGTATCTCTGGATTAGCTTTTGGGCCTTGTGGTGTAATTGTTACACTTATCAATGAGCTATTACCAAATCGTGTGAGAATGATCGGTATTTTTATGGCAGGCATTATTTCGATGTTGTTCTCATTTTATTTTATTGGTTATTTTTTGAGAGTCGGTGAGATTTTTGGTTATAACATGCTATTTTTAGTGTTATTTATATGCTCAAGTGTCTACTTCTGGGTTGTGAAAAGATTTGTACCAGAGACTGCTGGAAAAAGTTTAGAAGATATTGAAAATGCTTTCGATTAG
- a CDS encoding OmpA family protein, translated as MKKFLLSTLVLSSILALTSCNTTKEDPLTFPTIEPCSVKLIDSKESYICIQEQEGIDLIETNVKFDNNSFTLDEESKKILYKLFAYLKLSGSPAITIRGYTGKVDSKLIHDKELLVEHDIRLSKNRAISVREYLVNKGLNSESITIKALGYQDPIAPNDSNENRALNQRVEITVKSKLLEQIDNIEGSLKHVTPSNYKKFFSNVYLLNEDQDKDIAQIYDSREKRPVLASGFKIFADKEYPINFNNEPFIVVTKPKLLESFNEDKKVYRLGTASYDYTFKGITALTIKNLSREANVGDYIGPTDLLSKPLPEKTFRMKSKITGNVMEDVMNTNTFSSTYNTVLINKGTADGLELGAEMLLYEPESRTDGFPVPPKFTGYGFVYRQSEHYSLVIIINSLQEISSKSMATTIL; from the coding sequence ATGAAAAAATTCTTACTATCTACTTTAGTACTGTCATCTATACTTGCATTGACAAGCTGCAATACTACAAAAGAAGATCCTCTTACTTTTCCGACTATAGAGCCATGCTCTGTAAAGCTTATTGATTCAAAAGAGTCGTATATCTGCATACAAGAGCAAGAAGGTATTGATCTAATAGAAACAAATGTTAAGTTTGACAATAATAGCTTCACACTTGATGAAGAGTCTAAAAAAATATTATATAAGCTCTTTGCTTACTTAAAGTTAAGTGGTAGTCCAGCAATTACGATTCGTGGCTATACAGGGAAAGTCGATTCAAAACTAATACATGATAAAGAATTGCTTGTAGAGCATGATATTCGCTTATCTAAAAATAGAGCTATAAGTGTAAGAGAATACCTCGTGAACAAGGGTCTTAATTCAGAAAGCATAACTATTAAAGCTCTTGGTTACCAAGACCCTATAGCACCTAATGACTCTAATGAAAACAGAGCTTTAAATCAGCGAGTTGAGATTACAGTTAAGAGTAAACTACTTGAGCAAATAGACAATATTGAGGGTAGCCTAAAACATGTAACTCCTTCAAACTACAAAAAATTCTTCTCTAATGTTTATCTACTAAATGAAGATCAAGATAAAGACATAGCTCAAATCTATGATAGTCGAGAGAAGCGTCCCGTACTAGCTAGTGGCTTTAAGATATTTGCAGATAAGGAATACCCTATAAACTTCAATAATGAACCATTCATAGTGGTCACAAAACCAAAGCTACTAGAGTCTTTTAATGAAGATAAAAAAGTTTATCGTCTAGGCACTGCTAGCTATGATTATACATTCAAAGGTATCACTGCTTTAACAATAAAAAATCTTTCAAGAGAAGCAAATGTAGGTGACTATATTGGCCCAACAGATCTTTTATCAAAACCTCTTCCAGAAAAAACTTTTAGAATGAAAAGCAAGATAACAGGTAATGTGATGGAAGATGTAATGAATACAAATACTTTCTCATCGACCTATAATACTGTATTAATTAATAAAGGTACTGCTGATGGCTTAGAACTTGGAGCAGAAATGCTCTTATATGAGCCAGAATCTCGTACCGATGGTTTTCCAGTTCCGCCTAAATTTACAGGGTATGGCTTTGTTTATCGCCAATCTGAACATTACTCTCTTGTTATCATTATAAACTCCCTACAAGAGATTAGCAGCAAATCTATGGCTACAACTATCTTATAA
- a CDS encoding serine hydrolase: MQFQELEKIINHDIDYGFSGIAVNICHRGENIYQKSHGFSYKYNSCGQKLDSPQVLKENMLFDIASLTKIFATTYALMYLYERNLVDLDLPIDGYISNFKFEGTNYIPTCRDLLSHKSGLAPAFNFYDESEAGELFSQDRDKTIKFLTTKMKPQHSANKYCIYSDIGMKILGLVIETITNQRLDKFVEQHIYEKLDLKNTCFDPLDNDYNSDEIVATQLDGHTNLGNTKFANIKTHTLRGEVHDEKALYSMGRVAGHAGLFSTIDDISKLSKLLFEDNELFSQKTVARFSEQCAIDKTFALGFWTANGRRTRNSFGELCSNQTIGHTGFTGQCFIFDPVNKISIVIMTNSVHSPIIYPRVFSGKTFQSGKYACLIDSIYKDLKVGTKS, from the coding sequence GTGCAATTTCAAGAATTAGAAAAAATAATTAATCATGATATTGATTATGGTTTCAGCGGGATAGCTGTGAATATATGCCATCGTGGAGAAAATATATATCAAAAAAGTCACGGATTTAGTTATAAGTATAATAGTTGTGGGCAAAAGCTAGATAGTCCACAGGTTTTAAAAGAGAATATGCTTTTTGATATAGCCTCTTTGACTAAAATTTTTGCTACAACTTATGCATTGATGTATCTATATGAACGAAATTTAGTGGATTTAGACTTACCAATAGATGGCTATATAAGCAATTTTAAATTTGAAGGTACTAATTATATCCCAACTTGTCGTGATTTACTTAGTCATAAATCAGGCTTAGCTCCAGCATTTAATTTCTATGATGAAAGTGAGGCTGGAGAACTTTTTAGTCAAGATAGGGATAAGACTATAAAGTTTTTAACTACTAAGATGAAGCCACAACATTCAGCAAACAAGTATTGTATTTATAGTGATATAGGAATGAAGATACTAGGATTAGTAATTGAAACTATTACTAATCAGCGCTTAGATAAGTTTGTTGAGCAGCATATATATGAAAAGTTAGACCTCAAAAATACATGTTTTGATCCTCTTGATAATGATTATAATAGTGATGAGATTGTAGCAACCCAGCTTGATGGACATACAAACTTAGGTAATACTAAGTTCGCAAACATAAAAACACATACTTTAAGAGGGGAAGTACATGATGAGAAAGCACTCTACTCAATGGGTAGGGTTGCCGGTCATGCAGGGCTTTTTTCAACTATTGATGATATAAGTAAATTATCAAAATTACTTTTTGAAGATAATGAACTATTTTCACAGAAAACTGTAGCAAGGTTTAGTGAACAATGTGCTATAGATAAAACATTTGCTCTAGGTTTTTGGACAGCTAATGGCCGTAGGACTAGAAATTCTTTTGGAGAGTTGTGTAGCAACCAAACAATAGGACATACCGGTTTTACGGGACAATGTTTTATATTTGATCCAGTAAATAAAATTAGTATAGTCATTATGACAAACAGTGTACATTCACCAATTATTTATCCGAGAGTTTTTAGTGGTAAGACTTTTCAGTCAGGTAAGTATGCGTGTTTGATTGATTCGATATATAAAGATTTAAAAGTAGGAACTAAATCATGA
- a CDS encoding SGNH/GDSL hydrolase family protein: MMDIKRLVVFGDSLLDTGNVIKTLGVPGKPYHDGRFSNGLVSTEVLANLIAKDQGVEFVDHKNYAIGGAFTHGSNPTSLLKNHAFPVSEQLTRYENEEGRFKEDDLVVINGGANNFMFTIYTEIPYINVTAKLRVARDLRKITRKAIKMGAKNIIVWNIPDVTRAPAYKDYLTNWVGKFFRSYLQVNINLQNGLLRNRIADLQIIFPKVNIKLFDFYTLLNDCGDNPDKYGLENTTDVCVDSYGGADSLGNIQYDIEIIADPEKYLCWDYCHPTAKANRIVADGMFKLWKHNL; encoded by the coding sequence ATTATGGATATTAAGCGATTAGTAGTGTTTGGTGATAGTCTATTAGATACAGGTAATGTTATTAAAACTCTTGGTGTGCCTGGAAAGCCATATCATGACGGGAGATTCTCAAATGGTTTGGTATCAACAGAAGTTTTAGCAAATCTGATAGCTAAAGATCAGGGTGTGGAGTTTGTGGATCATAAAAACTACGCTATCGGTGGAGCTTTTACTCATGGTTCAAATCCAACATCTTTACTTAAAAACCATGCATTTCCAGTTTCTGAGCAGCTTACAAGGTATGAAAATGAAGAGGGGCGCTTTAAAGAAGATGACCTTGTTGTAATAAATGGTGGGGCAAACAACTTCATGTTCACTATTTATACTGAAATTCCATACATAAATGTTACAGCGAAATTAAGAGTAGCTCGTGACTTGCGTAAAATAACTCGAAAAGCTATTAAGATGGGTGCAAAAAATATAATTGTTTGGAATATTCCAGATGTAACAAGAGCCCCAGCCTATAAGGATTATCTTACTAACTGGGTTGGTAAATTTTTTAGATCATACTTACAGGTGAATATCAATCTACAGAATGGCTTGTTACGTAATAGAATAGCAGACCTACAAATAATTTTTCCTAAAGTAAATATTAAACTTTTTGATTTTTATACCTTACTTAATGATTGTGGCGATAATCCAGATAAATATGGCTTAGAAAATACTACAGATGTATGTGTGGATAGTTATGGTGGTGCAGATTCTTTAGGTAATATTCAGTATGATATTGAGATAATAGCAGATCCAGAGAAGTACTTATGCTGGGATTACTGTCACCCTACAGCTAAAGCAAATAGAATAGTTGCAGATGGAATGTTTAAACTATGGAAACATAATCTTTGA